A DNA window from Eretmochelys imbricata isolate rEreImb1 chromosome 3, rEreImb1.hap1, whole genome shotgun sequence contains the following coding sequences:
- the SERTAD2 gene encoding SERTA domain-containing protein 2, giving the protein MLGKGGKRKFDEHEDGLEGKVVSPTDGPSKVSYTLQRQTIFNISLMKLYNHRPLTEPSLQKTVLINNMLRRIQEELKQEGSLRPVFITTSQPTDPLGDSFREAQPAFSHLASQPVHPTDLVITTPLESCLTPASLLEDDTFCTSQTVQHDGPTKLPPPAVQPVKDSFSSALDEIEELCPAPTSTEAVVVATEAAATTDDSKDNSSESNVQKSEGVQESRTSESKLMDSLPGNFEITTSTGFLTDLTLDDILFADIDTSMYDFDPCTSATGAASKMAPVSADDLLKTLAPYSSQPVTPNQPFKMDLTELDHIMEVLVGS; this is encoded by the coding sequence ATGTTGGGAAAAGGAGGAAAGCGGAAGTTTGACGAGCATGAAGATGGGCTGGAAGGCAAAGTGGTGTCTCCTACTGACGGTCCATCTAAGGTGTCTTACACCTTACAGCGCCAGACTATCTTCAACATTTCCCTTATGAAACTTTATAACCACAGGCCATTAACAGAGCCAAGCTTGCAAAAGACAGTTTTAATTAACAACATGCTGAGGCGAATCCAGGAGGAACTCAAACAAGAAGGTAGCTTGAGGCCTGTGTTCATCACCACTTCACAGCCTACTGACCCTCTGGGTGACAGCTTTCGAGAGGCTCAGCCTGCGTTCAGTCATCTTGCCTCTCAGCCAGTTCACCCCACTGACCTAGTAATCACTACACCATTGGAGTCTTGCCTCACCCCAGCCTCTCTGCTTGAGGATGACACTTTTTGCACTTCCCAGACTGTCCAACATGATGGTCCTACAAAACTACCACCTCCAGCTGTCCAACCGGTAAAAGACAGTTTCTCCTCGGCCTTGGACGAAATTGAGGAGCTCTGTCCAGCACCTACCTCTACCGAGGCAGTCGTAGTagcaacagaagcagcagcaacgaCAGATGACTCTAAAGATAACTCCAGTGAGTCTAATGTTCAAAAGTCTGAGGGAGTCCAAGAGAGCAGAACAAGTGAATCAAAACTCATGGACTCTTTACCTGGCAATTTTGAGATAACAACTTCCACAGGTTTCCTTACAGACTTGACCTTGGATGATATTCTGTTTGCTGACATTGACACATCTATGTATGATTTTGACCCTTGCACATCCGCTACAGGAGCTGCCTCAAAAATGGCTCCTGTCTCAGCAGATGATCTCCTAAAAACTCTCGCCCCCTACAGCAGTCAGCCAGTAACCCCAAATCAGCCTTTCAAAATGGACCTCACAGAACTGGATCACATAATGGAGGTGCTTGTTGGGTCTTAA